Proteins encoded together in one Mycolicibacter minnesotensis window:
- a CDS encoding NAD(P)H-quinone oxidoreductase: MRAIVAESPEVLTWQEVPDLAPAPAEVLIRVTAAGVNRADLLQAAGLYPPPPGASDTLGLEVSGVIEAVGDEVAEWTIGQPVCALLAGGGYAEYVTVPAAQVLPIPVGVDLVDAAGLPEVACTVWSNLVLTAGLAEGQLLLVHGGASGVGSHAIQVARQLGAWVAVTAGSEAKLEFCRELGAEIAVNYRDEDFVARIRDAGGADVILDIMGAAYLDRNVDALANDGRLVVIGMQGGVKGELNLGKLIAKRARVIGTALRGRPVEGPHSKGAVVSAVTTDLWPMLDDGRIKPVIGARLPIEQAAEAHRMLSSGEVTGKVVLTL; encoded by the coding sequence ATGCGTGCCATCGTCGCCGAGTCCCCCGAGGTCCTCACGTGGCAGGAGGTCCCTGACCTTGCGCCGGCCCCAGCCGAGGTGCTGATTCGGGTAACCGCAGCCGGTGTGAACCGGGCGGACCTGCTGCAGGCGGCGGGACTGTACCCACCCCCACCGGGGGCCAGCGACACGCTGGGCCTGGAGGTCTCCGGCGTTATCGAGGCGGTGGGCGACGAGGTGGCGGAGTGGACCATCGGACAACCGGTCTGCGCCTTGCTGGCGGGGGGCGGCTACGCCGAGTACGTCACCGTTCCCGCCGCCCAGGTGCTACCGATCCCCGTCGGCGTCGATCTGGTGGACGCCGCCGGCCTGCCCGAGGTGGCCTGCACCGTGTGGTCGAACCTGGTGCTCACAGCCGGGCTCGCAGAGGGCCAGCTCCTGCTGGTGCACGGTGGTGCCAGCGGGGTGGGCAGTCACGCCATTCAGGTGGCGCGTCAATTGGGCGCCTGGGTGGCCGTCACTGCCGGGTCCGAGGCCAAATTGGAGTTCTGCCGCGAGCTGGGCGCCGAGATCGCCGTGAATTACCGCGACGAGGACTTCGTGGCTCGGATCCGCGACGCTGGCGGCGCCGACGTGATTCTGGACATCATGGGGGCCGCCTACCTGGACCGCAATGTCGATGCGCTGGCCAACGACGGGCGGTTGGTCGTCATCGGCATGCAGGGCGGGGTCAAGGGCGAGCTGAACCTGGGCAAACTGATCGCCAAGCGCGCCCGGGTGATCGGCACCGCGTTGCGCGGTCGGCCAGTGGAAGGGCCGCACAGCAAGGGCGCGGTGGTCTCCGCGGTGACCACCGATCTGTGGCCAATGCTCGATGACGGCCGGATCAAGCCGGTGATCGGCGCGCGGCTGCCCATCGAGCAGGCCGCCGAAGCGCACCGGATGCTGTCGTCGGGTGAGGTGACGGGAAAGGTAGTGCTGACGCTCTAG
- a CDS encoding GNAT family N-acetyltransferase: MSARMPRHRTGLSDYINSVPAPPLPILAEPYSIRFADQPGDAAMISEWMNRPHLADTWGYAYPADQWQRHMDVQFADTYSRPYVYSVDGEPLGYMELFRVAKDDLATVYDALPYDVGLHGAMADPSMVEKGHGKNIFGPLVASIFAAEPECRRIIGDTNAGEGSYGRRFWERRGGTFLGEHYMAKWDQHIALFAWLRSPEDMPGHRN, translated from the coding sequence ATGAGTGCGCGCATGCCGCGGCATCGGACTGGTCTCAGCGACTACATCAACTCGGTGCCGGCTCCGCCACTGCCGATACTCGCTGAGCCCTACAGTATTCGTTTCGCAGACCAGCCCGGCGACGCCGCGATGATCTCCGAATGGATGAACCGGCCGCATCTGGCCGACACCTGGGGCTACGCCTATCCGGCCGACCAGTGGCAGCGCCACATGGATGTCCAATTCGCGGATACGTACTCACGCCCGTACGTCTACAGCGTCGACGGGGAACCGCTCGGTTATATGGAGCTGTTCCGGGTGGCAAAGGACGACCTGGCCACCGTGTATGACGCCCTGCCCTACGACGTTGGCCTGCACGGCGCGATGGCCGATCCCTCGATGGTCGAGAAGGGGCACGGCAAGAATATCTTCGGCCCCCTGGTGGCCAGTATTTTCGCGGCCGAGCCAGAATGCCGACGGATCATCGGCGACACCAATGCCGGTGAAGGCTCCTACGGACGCCGGTTCTGGGAGCGCCGCGGCGGCACCTTCCTCGGCGAGCACTACATGGCCAAGTGGGATCAGCACATCGCGTTGTTCGCCTGGCTTCGGAGCCCGGAAGACATGCCGGGGCATCGCAACTAG